A single window of Carassius gibelio isolate Cgi1373 ecotype wild population from Czech Republic chromosome A19, carGib1.2-hapl.c, whole genome shotgun sequence DNA harbors:
- the si:ch211-133n4.7 gene encoding C-type lectin domain family 4 member F isoform X1 — MPLHYHYFQKYVTGYNGNSELICLEQFVTLTQFLTPDVSFEEQEQEREVTSPKWTKVSLTLLSLSLVFALGGLCALGMLYFNMLADLKSAQEKNSTIMRELEELETNCTRVQESLPLSVTQSCNLTVNGWIACHGKLYLFNSDKLNWSSSRAFCISKGADLVTITSQTEQASQISYSLEYCY, encoded by the exons ATGCCACTTCACTAtcactattttcaaaaatatgttacAGGCTACAATGGAAATTCAGAACTTATTTGTTTGGAACAGTTTGTCACTTTAACACAATTTCTGACCCCAGATGTCTCATTTGAAGAACAAGAACAAGAGCGAGAAGTCACTTCTCCTAAGTGGACCAAAGTATCTCTGACTCTTCTCAGTCTCTCTCTTGTTTTTGCTCTCGGAGGTCTCTGTGCATTAGGGATGCTTT ATTTCAATATGCTTGCCGATTTGAAATCAGCTCAAGAGAAGAACAGCACAA TCATGAGAGAACTAGAGGAACTGGAAACTAATTGCACCAGAGTTCAAGAATCTCTCCCCCTTTCTGTCA CCCAGTCTTGTAATCTCACTGTGAATGGCTGGATAGCTTGTCATGGAAAGCTGTATTTATTCAACTCTGATAAACTGAACTGGTCAAGCAGTCGTGCTTTCTGTATTTCAAAAGGAGCAGATCTGGTCACCATAACCAGCCAAACAGAACAGGCAAGTCAGATCAGTTACAGTCTAGAGTATTGCTATTGA
- the si:ch211-133n4.7 gene encoding C-type lectin domain family 4 member F isoform X2: MDSIYENIECMPSTTAPDFRFSLYKDVSFEEQEQEREVTSPKWTKVSLTLLSLSLVFALGGLCALGMLYFNMLADLKSAQEKNSTIMRELEELETNCTRVQESLPLSVTQSCNLTVNGWIACHGKLYLFNSDKLNWSSSRAFCISKGADLVTITSQTEQASQISYSLEYCY, translated from the exons ATGGATTCGATCTATGAAAATATTGAGTGCATGCCTTCGACGACAGCTCCAGATTTCAGATTCTCTCTGTACAAAG ATGTCTCATTTGAAGAACAAGAACAAGAGCGAGAAGTCACTTCTCCTAAGTGGACCAAAGTATCTCTGACTCTTCTCAGTCTCTCTCTTGTTTTTGCTCTCGGAGGTCTCTGTGCATTAGGGATGCTTT ATTTCAATATGCTTGCCGATTTGAAATCAGCTCAAGAGAAGAACAGCACAA TCATGAGAGAACTAGAGGAACTGGAAACTAATTGCACCAGAGTTCAAGAATCTCTCCCCCTTTCTGTCA CCCAGTCTTGTAATCTCACTGTGAATGGCTGGATAGCTTGTCATGGAAAGCTGTATTTATTCAACTCTGATAAACTGAACTGGTCAAGCAGTCGTGCTTTCTGTATTTCAAAAGGAGCAGATCTGGTCACCATAACCAGCCAAACAGAACAGGCAAGTCAGATCAGTTACAGTCTAGAGTATTGCTATTGA